Proteins encoded within one genomic window of Hevea brasiliensis isolate MT/VB/25A 57/8 chromosome 8, ASM3005281v1, whole genome shotgun sequence:
- the LOC110634680 gene encoding zinc finger BED domain-containing protein RICESLEEPER 3-like, translating to MDSFSGQEDPRTKSIADSNQSEVETGDASKSKSKEVVKRKPVRPRSPVWDHFTKFINTKGKIKGKCNYCGKEFCCDPKKNGTTALRNHMNTCKKHPHAIKNKRTKLALQPNSFDEVLGDVSTLSTWKYDDDAVREALVQMIIIDELSFRYVDGEGFRRFMRAICPRLRFPLVGLFHGIVIKCLLRKGQD from the coding sequence ATGGATTCTTTTAGTGGGCAAGAAGATCCAAGAACTAAAAGTATTGCTGATTCTAATCAAAGTGAAGTTGAGACTGGAGATGCATCTAAATCAAAATCAAAAGAGGTTGTGAAGCGAAAGCCAGTTAGACCAAGGTCTCCAGTCTGGGATCACTTCACCAAGTTCATAAATACTAAGGGcaaaattaaaggcaagtgtaatTATTGTGGCAAAGAATTTTGTTGTGATCCAAAGAAAAATGGGACAACTGCACTTAGGAATCACATGAACACATGCAAAAAGCACCCACATGCCATTAAGAATAAGCGAACAAAATTAGCTTTGCAACCAAATtcatttgatgaagttttaggAGATGTAAGCACACTTTCTACTTGGAAATATGATGACGATGCAGTTAGGGAGGCTCTTGTTCAAATGATTATAATTGATGAATTATCTTTTAGATATGTTGATGGTGAGGGATTTAGAAGATTCATGAGAGCTATATGTCCTAGGTTGAGATTCCCTCTCGTTGGACTATTTCATGGGATTGTTATCAAATGTTTATTGAGGAAAGGACAAGATTGA